Proteins co-encoded in one Quercus robur chromosome 8, dhQueRobu3.1, whole genome shotgun sequence genomic window:
- the LOC126694509 gene encoding glucan endo-1,3-beta-glucosidase 12-like yields the protein MFWFSSKNQTMATHISFACFLLLLTISTVAESGSIGINYGRLANNLPTPTQVVRLLKTQGLNRVKLYDTNSDVLTALANSNISVVVALPNELLSSTAKDQSFADNWVQANISKFYPATKIEAIAVGNEVFVDPNNTTQFLVAAMKNIHSSLVKYNLDSAVKVSSPIALSALQSSYPSSSGSFKSELIEPVIKPMLDLIRSTGSYFMVNVYPFFAYTGNSGQISLDYTLFKANPGVVDSGNGLRYNNLFDAQLDAVFAAMSAIKYDDVKVVVTETGWPSLGDSNEVGASQANAASYNGNLVRRVLTGGGTPLRPKDTLDVFVFALFNENQKTGPTSERNYGLFYPSEAKVYDIPLTMAELATAQTKPPANESKAQAPTTGDMSTSAVGSGQTWCVANGNVGSEKLQAGLDYACGEGGADCRPIQGGATCFDPDTLVAHASYAFNSYYQKKSRGAGTCDFGGAAYVVTQAPKFGTCTFPTGY from the exons atgttctGGTTCTCTAGTAAGAATCAGACCATGGCAACCCACATCAGCTTCGCATGCTTTCTTTTACTCCTCACAATCTCAACCGTTGCAG AGTCAGGTTCAATAGGAATCAACTATGGCCGACTCGCCAACAACCTGCCCACACCAACCCAAGTGGTGCGGCTTCTCAAAACACAAGGACTCAACCGAGTCAAGCTCTATGACACCAACTCGGACGTTCTCACTGCCCTAGCCAACTCGAACATATCAGTAGTTGTTGCTCTCCCAAACGAACTCCTCTCTTCCACAGCGAAAGACCAATCATTCGCTGACAATTGGGTTCAAGCCAATATCTCAAAATTCTACCCCGCCACAAAAATCGAAGCCATTGCCGTAGGCAACGAGGTCTTCGTAGACCCAAACAACACCACACAATTCCTCGTAGCCGCCATGAAAAACATTCACTCCTCCTTAGTCAAGTACAACCTCGACTCCGCCGTTAAAGTCTCGTCCCCTATAGCCCTCAGTGCCCTCCAAAGCTCGTACCCGTCTTCGTCCGGATCGTTCAAATCCGAACTGATCGAACCCGTTATCAAACCCATGTTGGATCTCATTCGCTCTACCGGGTCCTACTTCATGGTTAACGTGTACCCATTCTTCGCTTACACTGGCAACTCGGGTCAAATCTCTTTGGACTACACGCTGTTCAAGGCAAACCCGGGTGTCGTGGATTCGGGTAACGGGTTGCGTTATAACAACTTGTTTGACGCTCAACTCGACGCCGTTTTCGCCGCCATGTCAGCAATCAAATACGACGACGTTAAGGTCGTCGTCACCGAAACTGGCTGGCCCTCACTGGGTGACAGTAACGAAGTCGGTGCGAGCCAAGCCAATGCGGCGTCGTATAATGGGAACTTAGTGCGTAGAGTACTCACTGGTGGTGGGACCCCACTGAGACCCAAGGACACGCTCGACGTTTTCGTGTTCGCTTTGTTCAACGAGAATCAGAAAACGGGTCCCACATCGGAGAGGAATTACGGGCTGTTTTATCCCAGCGAGGCGAAAGTCTACGATATTCCGCTGACAATGGCTGAGCTTGCGACTGCGCAGACAAAGCCGCCGGCCAACGAGAGCAAGGCCCAAGCTCCGACGACTGGGGATATGTCCACGTCGGCTGTCGGGTCGGGTCAGACCTGGTGTGTGGCCAATGGGAATGTCGGTTCGGAGAAGTTGCAAGCTGGGCTTGATTATGCTTGTGGTGAAGGTGGGGCTGATTGCCGTCCGATTCAAGGTGGTGCCACGTGTTTTGATCCTGACACTCTCGTGGCCCACGCCTCGTACGCGTTTAATAGTTACTATCAGAAGAAGAGTCGTGGGGCTGGCACGTGTGACTTTGGTGGTGCGGCTTATGTGGTCACTCAAGCTCCTA